Genomic DNA from Bacteroides zhangwenhongii:
CCTTAATGGCTAAGCAGCAAGGAGACTGGATGAACGAAACGAACATCAAGACCAATCTTGCCGGATTGCTGGACTACACATACAACCCGATTCAGGTTTCTTTGGATATCGCACACAAAGATCTTACTTTCAAAGGTTACCGTCGCAAAAATGGTGACGTAGGTATAAGAAATGAGATTTGGATCATTCCGACCGTAGGTTGTGTAAATGGCATTATAGGTCAATTGGCTGAAGGATTACGTCGTGAGACTGAAGGCAAAGGCGTGGACGCTATTGTCGCTTTCCCACACAATTACGGTTGTTCGCAACTTGGCGACGACCATGAGAATACAAAGAAGATTCTTCGTGACATGGTACTCCATCCCAATGCAGGTGCTGTGCTGGTAGTAGGTTTGGGATGCGAGAATAATCAGCCGGATGTATTCCGTGAGTTTTTAGGTGAATATAATGAAGACCGTGTCAAATTCATGATTACTCAAAAGGTAGGTGATGAATATGAAGAAGGAATGGAAATCCTGCGTGATCTGTACGCTAAAGCTTCTAAAGATGAACGTACTGATGTGCCTTTGTCCGAACTTCGTGTCGGATTGAAATGCGGTGGTTCCGATGGTTTCTCCGGCATTACTGCCAACCCACTATTGGGTATGTTCTCCGATTTTCTGATTGCACAGGGAGGTACAAGCGTATTGACAGAGGTTCCGGAAATGTTCGGTGCGGAAACAATTTTGATGAACCGCTGTGAAAACAAAGATTTGTTTGAACAGACAGTACATCTGATTAATGACTTCAAAGAATACTTCCTGTCACACGGAGAACCTGTCGGTGAAAATCCTTCTCCGGGTAACAAAGCTGGTGGTATCTCCACTCTGGAAGAAAAGGCATTGGGATGTACACAAAAATGCGGAAAGAGTTATGTATCCGGTGTGCTGCCTTATGGCGAACGATTACAGAAAAAAGGACTCAACCTGCTTTCTGCTCCGGGCAATGACTTGGTTGCGGCTACTACTCTTGCAGCAAGTGGATGTCATATGGTGCTTTTCACCACCGGACGCGGTACTCCTTTCGGTACTTTCGTTCCGACTATGAAGATTTCGACCAATTCTACTTTAGCCAAAAACAAACCGGGATGGATTGACTTTAATGCCGGTGTGATTGTAGAAAACGAACCAATGGAAAAGACTTGCGAACGCTTCATTGATTATGTTATCAAAGTAGCAAGCGGTGAGTTTGTTAATAACGAAAAGAAAGGTTATCGCGAGATTGCAATCTTCAAAACAGGTGTAACTTTGTAAACAGTCCTTAGCCAATACAACAATTTATACCGAAGACAAAGATACATAGATAAAAATAATAGAGTTGCTACCCTCTACTCAACGATAAGTTGAACAGGCTAGCAACTCTTTTTATATCCTCTCATATCAAAGCCTCATCCTATCACTCAATCACTTATGATCGAAATATTCCGGCAGAAAGTTTGTTAATCTTAAATCTTTTCCTTTACTTTGCACTACAAAGTTCTTTTTATATGAATAAAGATAAAGCATTAGAATCAGTTTTTGAGATAAAAGAATTGATGGAAAAGTCCTCAAAATTTATCTCTGTCAGCGGCCTCGCTGCAATCCTTGCAGGTATTTACGCATTGGCTGGTGCGTATATCGCGACACAAGTTATCACATCGGATATGTATCTATCCGACACTCTGAAATTAATGGCAATAATAGCCATGTCCGTATTGGCAGCGGCAGCCGTCACAGCCGGTATCCTATCCTATTGCAAATCCCAAAAGACGGGACAGAAATTCTTTAGCCGACTTACTTATCGGGCATTGTGGAACTTTTCTCTTCCAATGCTGACCGGAGGTGTTGTATGTATTTCTATCCTAATGCACGAATATTACGACATTCTGGCAACCATTATGCTTTTATTCTATGGACTGGCATTGGTCAATGTATCCAAGTTCACCTATTCCAGCGTAGTATGGTTAGGATATGCTTTCATTTGTCTGGGCGTCGTAGATTGTTTTTGGGAAGGTCATTCACTACTGTTCTGGACCATCGGTTTCGGCGGTTTCCATATTCTTTATGGCATATTGTTCTATTTACACTACGAAAGAAAGAGATCATAAATGATAGAAGCATTCCAATATATTAATAAAGCATTCGAAAGCAAGGTCCGGCTCGGTATCATGGCTATTCTGATGGTAAATGAGGAAGCCGACTTCAATTTTCTGAAAGAGCAGCTCTCTCTGACAGACGGCAATCTTGCCAGCCATACCCGTGCCCTGGAAGAACTGGGATATATCGTATGCAACAAAAGTTTTGTCGGACGAAAGCCACGAACTGTTTTTCAAGCAACCCCGCAAGGCAGAGAAGCTTTCAAATCTCATATTGAAGCCTTAGAGAAATTTCTAAAATCAAAATAAATAATTCATCAAAACACTACTGGCTTATGGACGGTTTCAATGAAAATTCAAATGAGCAACAGGCGCAGCAACCTATGGGATGTCTCCACCGTTTCTCCAAAACAATCAAGGTTGTCATCATCGGGTTATTAATTCTTCTCTTGATGATACCGATGTTCATGATTGAAAATCTTATTTCCGAACGGGGACGAACCCAGGAAGAAGCTATTGACGAGGTAAGTGAAAAATGGAGTCTGGCACAGACCATCACGGGCCCCTACCTAAATCTCCAGTATCCGGTCGTCATTGAAAATAACGGCGAGAAGAAGGTTTCTACCAAAGACCTGATACTTTTTCCCGATGAGCTTATGGTCAGCGGGAAACTAAAGACTGAAATTCTGAAAAGAAGTATCTACGAGGTCAATGTATATCAATCGGAACTGACATTGAAAGGATCATTCAGTTCGGAAGAATTGAAAAAGAGCAGAATAGATATGGAACAGTTGCAGTTTGACAGGGCGGCTATTTGCCTGAACCTGACCGATATGCGGGGTATCAGCGAACAAATCAGCATCACTTTGGGAGATTCTGTTTATATATTCGAACCGGGTATGGACAACAGAGGAATAGATAACACCGGAGTTCATGCGATCGCAAACTTATCGGAGTTGAAACAGAATAAAAAACTACCTTATGAAATAAAAATCAAACTGAAAGGTTCGCAGTCACTCAACTTTATTCCATTGGGCAAAACAACCCGTGTAGATCTGAAAGCCAACTGGAATACACCTAGCTTTACCGGTAACTATCTGCCCAATAACCGCAACATTACAGAGAAAGAATTCTCTGCACAATGGCAGGTTTTAAATTTGAACCGGAATTACTCACAGGTGATGGTTGATTACAATAACTCGAACATCAAGGACATTGAGAACTCCAGTTTCGGCGTTAACTTCAAAATCCCGGTGGAACAGTACCAACAGTCCATGCGTTCTGCAAAATATGCAATCCTGATTATCTTACTGACTTTCGGAGTGATTTTCTTCACCGAAATTATGAATAAGACCCGTATTCATGCCTTGCAGTATTTATTGGTAGGACTGGCACTCTGTCTATTCTACAGTTTGCTCCTCTCCTTCTCCGAACACATCGGATTCAACCCTGCCTATTTATTATCTTCGGCACTGACCATTGCACTGGTAGGCGGATATATGTTCGGAATCACCAAAAAAAAGAAACCGTCATTAATCATGTCCGGATTGTTGGGTATACTCTATATTTATATATTTGTCCTTATCCAACTAGAGACTTTCGCATTATTGGCAGGCAGCTTAGGACTGTTTATTATACTGGCAATAGTGATGTATTTCTCAAAGAAAATAGACTGGTTCAATGAATAACCTGCTTTTCTTCTGAAACACTTGACAAACGGCTTTTTATTTCGTATCTTTGAGAAAACAAAATCTATAAATGGTATGAATATAATAAGAAAAATAGATACATAAAAAGCTTTTAAACTGATCTAATTTAGGATTAGCGAAGATATATCACAGGGCAATGATTTAGCGATCATTGCCCTGTTTTGTTTATATTTATACACATTTCTTTTTCTGTGATCTCTAAAAACGCTCAAAATAGTTTTTAATAAACTCTGATACCGTTTATAATAAACTATCCAAAAGTTTATTATAAACCAAAATTGCGTTTATTAAGAATGTCTTCTTCGAATGTAAAAATAGAGAAACTCACTTTCACCCAATAAAAGGATATAATAAACCGTTCATTCATACAGTAACATAAACGAACAAAATTCTTTATTCCATCCGAATGATTAAATATCCAACACTACACGCTAAAAAGTTTTCTTCAGATAAATCATATCCACCAGTTGCTCGCCATCCTCATAGATCGGATGGTCATAGTTGTCAGTAAAGAAATTCTTTATCCGATGAGAAAACGTGAAACCACAGTGTTCATAGAAAGATCTGGAAGAAGGTACATCGCCTGTACCCACTAACATTTCAGAACACTTTCCCTGATAATATTCAAATAAAAATTCGATTAAACGTTTTCCGTACCCCTGCCGTTGAAAGAAAGGAACGGTAGCAATATTCTTGATTTCATAAATACCTTCCCCCTCACGAGTCACTACACAAAGAGCTTTCAATCCGTTATCATAAAGAACGAACATATCGCCGCGCTCCAAATACCGGTCAATCATACTTTCCTGCTCATCAGCCAAGAGTAATAATTCGATGAATTCTTTTTTATCCGAAGTTACTAGCTTTACTCCCATCTTTTTAATTATTGAATTCTACCTGATTTATTTCTGCCATTGCCAATTCATTCATGTTGCTGATTTATTCGCCTATGTTCCAAAACGGTATCCATATTCTCCAATGCCCATCCTACCAGTCCTTCAATATGAGGAATCAAAGTGCCACCCGTATCTGTCAGGCAATACTCCACACGGGGAGGTACTTCGGCATACACTTTCCGCTCCACCAATCCGTCTGATTCTAAAGTACGTAACGTAACGGTCAACATTCTTTGAGAAACATCTTCTATCGTTTTATGAATATCACTAAAACGCATCGTGCCATTGGCATTCAACGTAATAAGCACCAGCATCGACCACTTGTCTCCCAAGCGGCTTAGCACATCTCTTATCGGACAATTTCCTGTCGGATGAAAGTTTTTCATTCTTTAACGTTTTGTATTTTATTGAAATTCAGCAATAGTTACCTTTATGTAACTTCCTTATTTTCAAGTACGTTCTTGCATTTCTCAAACAAGAAAGATACATTTGCATCACAAAAGTAATAAACTTACTAATAATAACTATTGTTTCATTTAAATAATTATGATTATGGCAAAGAAAGTTGCAGTTTTAGCAGTGAATCCGGTAAATGGTTGTGGACTATTCCAATATTTGGAAGCATTTTTCGAAAATGGCATTTCATATAAAGTATTTGCCGTATCGGATACGAAGGATATTAAAACAAATTCGGGAATCAGCCTGACAGTAGATGACGTGATCGCCAATTTGAAGGGACACGAAGATGAATTCGACGCACTCGTTTTCTCATGTGGCGATGCAGTGCCTGTATTTCAGCAGAATGCTGATAAGCCCTACAATGTAGATTTAATGCAAGTCATTAAAACTTTCGGAGATAAGGGAAAAATGATGATCGGACATTGTGCCGGCGCAATGATGTTTGACTTTACAGGAATTACCAAAGACAAGAAAGTAGCAGTTCACCCATTAGCCAAACCAGCCATTCAAAACGGAACAGCTACTGATGAGAAATCAGAGATAGATGGTAACTTTTTCACTGCTCAAGATGAAAATACCATTTGGACAATGATGCCGCAAGTTATCGAAGCATTAAAATAGACATTAATCAAGTCCCGTATCACTTAAAGCAAGTTTAACATAAAAAAGAGCCAGAGAATTCATATAATATAAGTATTCCGGCAAATTAAATCATGGAAATAGTTTTTCAATCCGTTTTTTCATTACCTTTGTAACTGTAAAGGAAACAACCAATTAAAATATCACGGACAAACATTTCCCATGAATATAAAAAAATGCTTATGGCTCTTTTTTTTATGTTTCTTATCTGCGCCATCCATCCAAGCACAAAGAAACTATATAGATATTCCGAATTATATTCTATGTATTAACTCTTATGCCGAATCAACGCCATGGAGTACCCGAAT
This window encodes:
- a CDS encoding winged helix-turn-helix domain-containing protein, with product MIEAFQYINKAFESKVRLGIMAILMVNEEADFNFLKEQLSLTDGNLASHTRALEELGYIVCNKSFVGRKPRTVFQATPQGREAFKSHIEALEKFLKSK
- a CDS encoding UxaA family hydrolase; the encoded protein is METKYLKINPADNVAVAIVNLPAGEHLSVDGIEITLNEDIPAGHKFALKNFVEGENVIKYGYPIGHALMAKQQGDWMNETNIKTNLAGLLDYTYNPIQVSLDIAHKDLTFKGYRRKNGDVGIRNEIWIIPTVGCVNGIIGQLAEGLRRETEGKGVDAIVAFPHNYGCSQLGDDHENTKKILRDMVLHPNAGAVLVVGLGCENNQPDVFREFLGEYNEDRVKFMITQKVGDEYEEGMEILRDLYAKASKDERTDVPLSELRVGLKCGGSDGFSGITANPLLGMFSDFLIAQGGTSVLTEVPEMFGAETILMNRCENKDLFEQTVHLINDFKEYFLSHGEPVGENPSPGNKAGGISTLEEKALGCTQKCGKSYVSGVLPYGERLQKKGLNLLSAPGNDLVAATTLAASGCHMVLFTTGRGTPFGTFVPTMKISTNSTLAKNKPGWIDFNAGVIVENEPMEKTCERFIDYVIKVASGEFVNNEKKGYREIAIFKTGVTL
- the creD gene encoding cell envelope integrity protein CreD; amino-acid sequence: MDGFNENSNEQQAQQPMGCLHRFSKTIKVVIIGLLILLLMIPMFMIENLISERGRTQEEAIDEVSEKWSLAQTITGPYLNLQYPVVIENNGEKKVSTKDLILFPDELMVSGKLKTEILKRSIYEVNVYQSELTLKGSFSSEELKKSRIDMEQLQFDRAAICLNLTDMRGISEQISITLGDSVYIFEPGMDNRGIDNTGVHAIANLSELKQNKKLPYEIKIKLKGSQSLNFIPLGKTTRVDLKANWNTPSFTGNYLPNNRNITEKEFSAQWQVLNLNRNYSQVMVDYNNSNIKDIENSSFGVNFKIPVEQYQQSMRSAKYAILIILLTFGVIFFTEIMNKTRIHALQYLLVGLALCLFYSLLLSFSEHIGFNPAYLLSSALTIALVGGYMFGITKKKKPSLIMSGLLGILYIYIFVLIQLETFALLAGSLGLFIILAIVMYFSKKIDWFNE
- a CDS encoding winged helix-turn-helix transcriptional regulator, whose protein sequence is MKNFHPTGNCPIRDVLSRLGDKWSMLVLITLNANGTMRFSDIHKTIEDVSQRMLTVTLRTLESDGLVERKVYAEVPPRVEYCLTDTGGTLIPHIEGLVGWALENMDTVLEHRRINQQHE
- a CDS encoding DJ-1/PfpI family protein, which translates into the protein MAKKVAVLAVNPVNGCGLFQYLEAFFENGISYKVFAVSDTKDIKTNSGISLTVDDVIANLKGHEDEFDALVFSCGDAVPVFQQNADKPYNVDLMQVIKTFGDKGKMMIGHCAGAMMFDFTGITKDKKVAVHPLAKPAIQNGTATDEKSEIDGNFFTAQDENTIWTMMPQVIEALK
- a CDS encoding GNAT family N-acetyltransferase, with product MGVKLVTSDKKEFIELLLLADEQESMIDRYLERGDMFVLYDNGLKALCVVTREGEGIYEIKNIATVPFFQRQGYGKRLIEFLFEYYQGKCSEMLVGTGDVPSSRSFYEHCGFTFSHRIKNFFTDNYDHPIYEDGEQLVDMIYLKKTF